The Halalkalibacter krulwichiae genome has a segment encoding these proteins:
- the nrdR gene encoding transcriptional regulator NrdR translates to MLCPACHHNGTRVLDSRPSHEGRSIRRRRECEECSHRFTTFEMVEEIPLIVVKKDGTRQEFSQDKILRGLIRACEKRPVSLETLEKIVNDVERELRGLGKNEVMSHDVGELVMERLANIDDVAYVRFASVYRQFKDINVFIKELTELMNKS, encoded by the coding sequence ATGCTATGTCCAGCCTGTCATCATAATGGAACTCGAGTACTTGATTCAAGACCAAGTCATGAAGGACGTTCGATTCGTAGAAGGAGAGAATGTGAAGAGTGTAGTCATCGTTTTACAACGTTTGAGATGGTTGAAGAAATACCTTTAATCGTTGTGAAAAAAGATGGAACACGACAAGAGTTTAGTCAAGATAAAATCCTTCGAGGATTAATTCGTGCCTGTGAGAAAAGACCAGTATCATTGGAAACTCTTGAGAAAATTGTAAATGATGTTGAGCGTGAACTTCGCGGTTTAGGGAAAAATGAAGTAATGAGTCATGATGTCGGTGAGCTAGTTATGGAACGTTTAGCCAATATAGATGATGTGGCTTATGTACGTTTTGCATCAGTTTACCGTCAGTTTAAAGACATTAATGTATTTATAAAGGAATTGACAGAATTAATGAATAAGAGTTGA
- the speD gene encoding adenosylmethionine decarboxylase, producing MDTMGRHVIAELWGCNVEKLNNMSYIEQVFVDAALKSGAEVREVAFHKFAPHGVSGVVIISESHLTIHSFPEHGYASIDVYTCGDLDPNIAANHITESLGATNSEVIEVPRGMGPVKVGKSKVQAL from the coding sequence ATGGACACAATGGGTCGTCACGTAATTGCAGAACTTTGGGGATGTAACGTGGAAAAGTTGAATAATATGAGCTATATTGAACAAGTATTTGTTGATGCTGCTTTGAAATCGGGAGCAGAAGTAAGAGAGGTTGCATTTCACAAGTTTGCTCCTCATGGAGTAAGTGGAGTTGTAATCATTTCTGAATCACATCTAACGATTCATAGTTTCCCGGAACATGGATATGCAAGTATTGATGTCTATACTTGTGGAGATCTTGACCCGAATATAGCAGCAAACCATATTACCGAGTCATTAGGTGCAACAAATAGTGAAGTGATTGAAGTGCCTAGAGGAATGGGACCGGTTAAAGTTGGAAAATCAAAAGTACAAGCATTATAA
- the mutM gene encoding DNA-formamidopyrimidine glycosylase — protein sequence MPELPEVETVSRTLRQLVIGKTIADVDVRWANIIKKPDDTEQFKLELIGQTIHEVNRRGKFLLFILDDLTMVSHLRMEGRYGLFQKEEDLTPHTHVIFRFTDGSELRYQDVRKFGTMHLFKKGTEEASLPLSQLGVEPFSEAFTIDLLQKAFQSTSRTIKVVLLDQKTVVGLGNIYVDEALFRAGIRPERMASSLTAKEYERLHQEIITTLQEAVDLGGSSVKSYVNGQGEMGMFQQQLRVYGRKGEPCLTCGDEIQKTVVGGRGTHFCENCQN from the coding sequence GTGCCTGAACTACCTGAAGTGGAAACAGTTAGCCGAACATTACGTCAACTCGTCATTGGAAAAACAATTGCGGATGTTGATGTAAGATGGGCAAACATCATAAAGAAGCCAGATGATACCGAGCAATTTAAACTTGAATTGATTGGCCAAACCATTCATGAAGTGAATAGGCGTGGCAAGTTTCTTCTTTTTATCCTAGATGATCTTACAATGGTGTCTCACCTAAGGATGGAAGGGCGTTACGGTCTTTTTCAAAAAGAAGAAGATCTGACCCCACATACTCATGTGATTTTTCGTTTTACGGATGGAAGCGAACTTCGTTATCAGGATGTTCGAAAGTTTGGAACGATGCATTTATTTAAAAAGGGGACAGAAGAAGCGTCCTTACCACTTTCTCAACTTGGTGTAGAACCTTTCTCTGAAGCTTTTACAATAGATTTATTACAAAAAGCTTTTCAGTCAACGTCAAGGACCATTAAAGTAGTCCTTTTAGATCAAAAAACAGTTGTAGGACTCGGCAATATTTACGTCGATGAAGCTCTTTTTAGAGCTGGAATCCGTCCTGAGCGTATGGCGTCCTCTTTGACCGCTAAAGAGTACGAGCGTCTTCATCAAGAAATTATTACTACATTACAAGAAGCGGTTGACTTAGGAGGTAGTTCTGTTAAGTCATATGTAAATGGTCAAGGTGAAATGGGAATGTTTCAACAGCAGCTGCGCGTCTATGGTCGTAAGGGAGAACCTTGTCTTACATGCGGAGATGAAATTCAAAAGACTGTTGTAGGTGGTAGAGGAACACACTTTTGCGAGAATTGCCAAAATTAA
- a CDS encoding glyceraldehyde-3-phosphate dehydrogenase, translated as MKSKVAINGFGRIGRMVFRKAMKDAKVDIVAINASYPAETLAHLIKYDSIHGKYDLEVVAKQDSLLVDGKEIKLLQSRDPRELPWKELGVEIVIEATGKFKSKETAGYHIEAGAKKVVITAPGKDEDITIVMGVNEGDYSAEDHHIISNASCTTNCLAPVAKVLDQEFGIESGMMTTVHAYTNDQKNIDNPHKDLRRARACGQSIIPTSTGAAKAIAKVLPQLAGKLNGMALRVPTPNVSLVDLVVNVKKDVTVEEVNQVLENASKGSLQGILGFTNEPLVSIDFNGDENSSIIDGLSTMVMSDRQVKVLAWYDNEWGYSCRVADLVTLVAEHLKEPSEVH; from the coding sequence ATGAAATCAAAGGTTGCAATTAATGGATTTGGACGTATTGGTCGTATGGTATTTAGAAAAGCAATGAAGGATGCTAAAGTAGATATCGTAGCAATTAATGCGAGTTATCCAGCGGAAACATTAGCTCATTTAATTAAATATGACAGCATACATGGGAAATATGATCTAGAGGTTGTGGCAAAACAAGATTCACTTCTTGTTGATGGAAAAGAAATTAAATTATTGCAGTCAAGAGATCCTAGAGAATTGCCTTGGAAGGAATTAGGGGTTGAGATTGTAATCGAGGCAACAGGAAAGTTCAAATCAAAAGAGACTGCAGGGTATCATATAGAGGCAGGAGCAAAGAAAGTTGTCATTACTGCTCCAGGTAAAGATGAAGATATTACGATTGTTATGGGTGTAAATGAAGGCGATTACAGTGCAGAAGATCATCACATCATTTCAAATGCTTCTTGCACAACGAATTGCTTAGCTCCAGTAGCAAAAGTTCTCGATCAAGAATTTGGAATTGAAAGTGGAATGATGACAACGGTCCATGCTTATACGAATGATCAGAAAAACATCGATAACCCACATAAGGATTTAAGAAGAGCAAGAGCTTGTGGACAGTCGATCATTCCTACTTCAACAGGTGCCGCTAAAGCAATTGCGAAAGTGCTACCTCAATTAGCGGGAAAATTGAACGGGATGGCTCTTCGTGTTCCGACACCTAACGTTTCATTAGTTGATTTAGTTGTGAATGTTAAAAAGGATGTAACGGTTGAAGAGGTCAACCAAGTTTTAGAGAATGCTTCAAAAGGCTCATTACAAGGTATTCTTGGTTTCACGAATGAACCGCTTGTTTCAATTGATTTTAATGGGGATGAAAACTCTTCCATTATTGATGGTTTATCAACAATGGTGATGAGTGATCGTCAAGTTAAGGTGCTTGCTTGGTACGACAATGAGTGGGGTTATTCTTGTCGAGTTGCTGATCTCGTTACTCTTGTTGCGGAACATTTAAAAGAACCAAGTGAGGTACATTAA
- the coaE gene encoding dephospho-CoA kinase (Dephospho-CoA kinase (CoaE) performs the final step in coenzyme A biosynthesis.) has translation MFIGLTGGIASGKSTVSKMVEDMGVPVIDADKVAREVVEPGSEALEKIRNHFGSTILNEDGTLARKKLGAIIFQDPKERQVLNGIVHPAVRKRMEEWKQHYLNEGHQTIVYDIPLLFESNLFHLVDKVIVVYVDYETQLKRLMERDQAGEQDAIQRIASQMPLAEKREQADYIIDNSYSLEETKKQLEGILKECTRKK, from the coding sequence ATGTTCATTGGTTTAACGGGCGGTATTGCCAGTGGAAAATCGACAGTTAGTAAAATGGTCGAGGATATGGGAGTACCTGTTATTGATGCAGATAAAGTTGCCCGAGAAGTTGTAGAGCCAGGCAGTGAGGCTTTAGAGAAGATACGTAATCACTTCGGATCAACTATATTGAATGAGGATGGAACACTTGCAAGGAAGAAGCTTGGAGCAATTATCTTTCAAGATCCAAAAGAAAGGCAAGTACTAAATGGAATTGTACATCCCGCTGTTCGAAAACGGATGGAAGAGTGGAAACAACATTACTTAAACGAAGGACATCAAACGATTGTTTATGACATCCCACTTTTATTTGAGAGCAATCTGTTTCACCTAGTTGATAAAGTAATTGTAGTTTATGTTGATTATGAGACACAGCTCAAACGATTAATGGAACGTGATCAGGCTGGAGAACAAGACGCGATACAACGGATTGCTTCTCAAATGCCACTAGCAGAAAAAAGGGAACAAGCGGATTACATTATTGATAACTCTTATTCCCTTGAGGAAACAAAGAAACAATTGGAAGGCATTTTAAAGGAATGCACACGTAAAAAGTGA
- a CDS encoding replication initiation and membrane attachment family protein has protein sequence MTWHWKELLPVDRFTIRTSHYITDIDRLTLTLLYQPLIGAVAHSLYLTLVAQLEKDEYWSDEQTHRQLMLLLGAPLEVIFEERKKLEGIGLLRTFKRKEEDGETIYLYEIQPPMTPKQFFENDVLSVYLFNRLGKNQYRQLRDRFTLDQIETEEFTELTYGFDEVFASLHHSEMVSNLKSETGSALRVESGKQLLNSEHESFSFENQSFDFDLLEKSVSSFIVPTEVFTAEVKTLIGRLAFVYRIEPLEMASVVQQALIHDDKLDADELRRKVQEWYKIEHGNEPPSLGLQQHPAAYQTMQNQEPATEEERAIKFYETTPPLTLLEIRSGGGKVAAADAKIVESLLVDHQLLPGVVNVLLDFMLWSQDMKLSKALIDKVAGHWSRKKVKTVQEAMQLALHEQGKANQQSKKTNVAYNKKTTRSNHQPKRDKLPKWLLAEKEKDNQNQPNNETPPIDKKNNDAVTPGEMSFEEMLEKRRKNKEQRGEV, from the coding sequence ATGACATGGCATTGGAAAGAACTGCTGCCCGTTGATCGATTTACAATTAGGACAAGCCATTATATAACAGATATAGATCGTCTAACGTTAACATTATTATATCAACCTCTAATTGGAGCAGTTGCACATAGCCTTTACTTAACATTAGTAGCACAGTTGGAGAAAGACGAATATTGGAGTGACGAGCAGACGCATAGGCAATTGATGTTGTTGCTAGGTGCTCCTCTCGAAGTGATCTTTGAGGAACGGAAGAAGTTAGAGGGTATCGGATTGCTTCGAACGTTTAAACGTAAGGAAGAAGATGGCGAAACCATTTATTTATATGAAATACAGCCTCCTATGACACCAAAGCAGTTTTTTGAAAATGATGTCCTGAGTGTGTATTTATTTAACAGACTAGGAAAAAATCAATATCGTCAGTTACGTGATCGATTTACATTAGATCAAATAGAGACAGAGGAGTTTACTGAACTCACTTATGGTTTTGATGAAGTGTTTGCATCCTTGCATCACTCAGAGATGGTTTCAAATTTAAAGTCGGAGACAGGAAGTGCACTTCGTGTTGAATCTGGAAAGCAACTGCTTAATAGTGAACATGAATCGTTTTCATTTGAAAATCAATCTTTTGATTTTGATCTGCTTGAAAAAAGTGTATCGTCTTTTATTGTGCCAACAGAGGTATTTACAGCAGAGGTTAAAACATTAATTGGAAGATTGGCTTTTGTGTACCGGATTGAACCATTGGAAATGGCCAGTGTAGTCCAGCAAGCACTTATACATGATGACAAATTAGATGCAGATGAACTAAGAAGGAAGGTTCAAGAGTGGTATAAGATTGAACATGGAAATGAACCACCTAGCTTAGGATTACAGCAGCATCCTGCCGCTTATCAAACCATGCAAAATCAAGAGCCTGCAACAGAGGAAGAACGTGCTATTAAATTTTATGAGACAACCCCGCCCTTAACTTTGCTTGAAATTCGTTCAGGGGGTGGAAAAGTAGCGGCCGCTGATGCGAAGATTGTTGAATCTTTATTAGTTGATCATCAATTGTTACCTGGTGTTGTGAATGTGTTACTTGACTTTATGTTATGGAGTCAAGATATGAAATTGTCTAAGGCATTGATTGATAAAGTTGCTGGACATTGGTCGCGAAAAAAGGTTAAGACAGTGCAAGAAGCGATGCAGCTTGCTCTACATGAACAAGGAAAAGCAAATCAACAATCGAAGAAAACAAATGTAGCCTATAATAAAAAAACGACCAGAAGCAATCATCAGCCTAAGCGTGATAAACTACCTAAGTGGCTTCTGGCTGAGAAAGAAAAAGATAATCAAAATCAACCTAATAATGAGACCCCTCCAATAGATAAAAAGAATAACGATGCTGTGACGCCTGGGGAAATGAGCTTTGAAGAAATGCTTGAAAAGCGGAGAAAAAATAAGGAACAAAGAGGAGAGGTGTAA
- the dnaI gene encoding primosomal protein DnaI — MESIQSSLKQWTQDNDTFQQRLNDAKASLLADPIVQKALKNVPVTEETFEKGLIKLYELQKELHNCQNCPGLSRCPNMMKGYQPELIIAGKALDLSYQPCDLKKQQDHDQKKRQLIQSFYVPKDILGATFDQLDRDHEREEASRKALAFALQANPGEDGQGLYFYGKFGVGKTYLMGAVANELRDRGIETYIVYTPDFFREMKSSISNGTFQEKLDTVKRAEVLILDDIGAETISGWIRDDVLGAILQHRMLEKLPTLFTSNYDYEELEEHLAYSERGGIEELKAKRIMERIKHFTTFVTVEGANRRIR, encoded by the coding sequence ATGGAGTCAATCCAATCATCGTTGAAACAATGGACACAAGATAATGATACATTCCAACAGAGGTTAAACGATGCCAAGGCATCGCTCCTTGCAGATCCAATTGTGCAAAAGGCACTTAAGAATGTTCCTGTAACGGAAGAAACCTTTGAGAAAGGCTTGATTAAGCTTTACGAGCTGCAAAAGGAGCTTCATAACTGTCAAAATTGTCCTGGCTTATCTCGTTGCCCCAATATGATGAAGGGATATCAACCAGAGTTAATAATCGCTGGTAAAGCACTTGACCTCAGCTATCAGCCATGTGACTTAAAGAAGCAACAAGATCATGATCAGAAAAAGCGTCAACTCATTCAATCGTTTTATGTTCCTAAAGACATTTTGGGAGCAACATTTGATCAGCTTGATCGGGATCATGAACGGGAAGAGGCAAGCAGGAAAGCTTTAGCTTTTGCTCTTCAAGCGAATCCAGGAGAAGACGGTCAAGGTTTATATTTTTACGGGAAATTTGGTGTTGGAAAAACGTATTTAATGGGTGCGGTAGCTAATGAGTTAAGAGATCGAGGAATTGAAACGTACATTGTGTATACACCTGACTTTTTCAGAGAGATGAAATCATCTATCTCTAACGGCACTTTTCAAGAAAAGTTAGACACGGTCAAGCGAGCTGAAGTGTTGATTCTTGATGACATTGGTGCAGAGACTATTTCAGGTTGGATAAGAGATGATGTACTTGGGGCTATATTACAACATCGAATGCTAGAGAAATTACCAACCTTGTTTACATCAAACTATGATTATGAAGAATTAGAAGAACATTTAGCTTATTCAGAACGTGGGGGAATTGAAGAGCTAAAAGCAAAGAGAATAATGGAGCGTATCAAACACTTTACTACTTTTGTAACAGTGGAAGGTGCAAATCGTCGAATACGGTAA
- the ytaF gene encoding sporulation membrane protein YtaF — MVEIFSLLAIALAVSLDSFGVGLTYGLRKMKLPLKSLLFIAGCSATSILIAMFFGAVIQTYLSPAVAESIGGVILIMIGAWALYQVYRPAKNEMKTKGDEVILNFEIKVLGVVIRILRKPMVADFDNSGTITGREAFLLGVALSLDAFGAGIGAALIGFSPIGMAISVATMSALFVTLGMKSGNRFSDSAWMQKFSFIPGLLLIVIGIFSL; from the coding sequence ATGGTTGAGATTTTCTCCTTATTGGCGATCGCCCTCGCTGTTAGTCTTGACAGCTTCGGGGTAGGTTTAACATATGGGTTAAGAAAAATGAAGTTACCGTTAAAGTCATTGCTTTTTATCGCAGGTTGTTCGGCGACGTCTATTTTGATTGCAATGTTCTTTGGGGCGGTTATTCAGACTTATTTGTCACCGGCTGTTGCTGAGTCGATTGGTGGGGTAATTTTAATTATGATTGGCGCTTGGGCATTGTATCAAGTTTATCGCCCTGCTAAAAATGAGATGAAAACAAAAGGAGACGAAGTTATACTTAATTTCGAGATTAAAGTGTTAGGAGTAGTCATTAGGATTCTTCGAAAACCGATGGTTGCTGACTTTGATAATTCAGGAACAATTACTGGGCGTGAAGCCTTTTTGTTAGGTGTAGCCCTATCGTTAGATGCATTTGGTGCAGGGATTGGTGCTGCCTTGATTGGTTTCTCACCTATTGGAATGGCTATCAGTGTGGCAACGATGAGTGCTTTGTTTGTTACGTTAGGTATGAAGAGCGGGAATCGATTCTCTGATTCCGCATGGATGCAAAAATTTTCTTTTATCCCAGGGCTTTTACTCATTGTAATTGGAATTTTTAGTTTATAA